A window of the Lactuca sativa cultivar Salinas chromosome 7, Lsat_Salinas_v11, whole genome shotgun sequence genome harbors these coding sequences:
- the LOC111904117 gene encoding uncharacterized protein LOC111904117 produces the protein MENLIGSDDDNAEYEGDGESEEGNQEYEEDDESQESDPNFEEYDESENSDPEYEEDERQIEDEDHMDDIMDVDNNIQDVDVDMGDFTLNFESDVEGSCINVVHGHEPEDMEVINNEEFESLDEGSDQDRERRALIKNLRKEKRCSLGAVHKQSFSVGDKFNSKKELKEAIDLHALESRRNLFFKKMTMLNPESNWFIRTLNQTHTCLQTRKPRACTASLISKKIFDQVEANPDIPLRAIQDHFQKTYQVGVSMDKVFKAKDKARKHITGDYTKQHELLRDYVLELQATNPDTTVKIDVCSEPNPDSPTRQFRRIYVCLGPLKKGFKACLRDLLGFDGAFMKGPFHGQVLSAVGLDSNNGIYPLAYGIVESENTESWKWFLDNLGDDLDLGRNSNFTFISDRKKGLHTAVEQIFPNVEHRYSTTIPEFEHLMKEFSHYDKEACEWLKQIPPKHWARSHFLGSAVSDVLISNMCEVFNGKIEKGRDKPIVGCLEFIREYLMKRICNVMKGMKKAKGPLTPTGTDILAARKTVASQYIARWNGGDKYQVTGALQDQHVVDVRNKTCTCRKWELIGIPCRHAITTLNEMNKDPKAELDIYKWVHKVYFLETWKKAYSFKVGRPKKKRRQSESERLSKKQKASQGDGVNAAQEGGSQKPTNDGVQKLSRKHISVTCSKCKNK, from the exons ATGGAAAATTTGATTGGGAGTGATGATGATAATGCAGAGTATGAAGGGGATGGAGAATCTGAAGAGGGTAATCAAGAGTATGAAGAGGATGATGAATCTCAAGAAAGTGATCCAAATTTTGAAGAGTATGATGAATCTGAAAATAGTGATCCAGAGTATGAAGAAGATGAGAGACAAATAGAAGATGAAGATCATATGGATGACATAATGGATGTTGACAACAATATACAGGATGTGGATGTGGACATGGGAGACTTCACTCTCAATTTTGAAAGTGATGTGGAAGGTTCTTGTATAAATGTTGTTCATGGGCATGAACCTGAAGATATGGAAGTGATTAACAATGAGGAATTTGAATCTTTGGATGAAGGATCCGACCAAGACAGAGAGAGAAGAGCTCTTATTAAGaatttgagaaaagaaaaaaggTGCAGTCTTGGGGCAGTACATAAACAATCTTTTTCAGTTGGAGATAAATTTAATAGTAAAAAAGAATTAAAGGAGGCAATTGATCTACATGCACTAGAATCAAGAAGGAatcttttctttaaaaaaatgacAAT GTTAAATCCTGAATCTAACTGGTTTATAAGGACCTTAAACCAAACTCACACATGTTTGCAAACAAGGAAACCCAGGGCTTGTACTGCTTCTTTAATTAGCAAGAAAATCTTTGATCAAGTTGAGGCGAATCCAGATATACCTTTGAGAGCCATACAAGATCACTTTCAAAAGACCTACCAAGTGGGTGTTAGTATGGACAAGGTGTTCAAGGCAAAGGATAAGGCAAGAAAGCATATAACTGGGGACTACACAAAGCAGCATGAACTGTTGAGGGACTATGTTCTCGAACTTCAAGCCACCAACCCAGACACCACGGTGAAAATAGATGTATGTTCTGAGCCTAACCCTGATTCCCCAACTAGGCAGTTTAGAAGAATTTATGTGTGCTTGGGTCCACTGAAAAAAGGGTTCAAGGcatgccttagggacttattAGGTTTTGATGGTGCCTTCATGAAAGGACCATTCCATGGGCAAGTCCTTTCAGCAGTTGGTCTTGATTCCAATAATGGAATTTACCCATTAGCATATGGGATTGTTGAGTCTGAAAACACAGAAAGCTGGAAATGGTTTTTAGATAACCTTGGGGATGACTTGGACCTTGGAAGAAACTCAAATTTTACTTTCATAAGTGATAGGAAAAAG GGTTTACATACTGCAGTTGAGCAAATTTTTCCCAATGTTGAGCATAGATATT CTACCACCATTCCTGAGTTTGAACATTTGATGAAGGAGTTTAGTCACTATGATAAGGAGGCATGTGAATGGTTGAAGCAAATTCCTCCTAAACATTGGGCAAGGAGTCATTTTTTAG GAAGTGCAGTTTCTGATGTGTTGATATCAaacatgtgtgaagtgtttaatggGAAGATAGAGAAAGGAAGGGATAAACCTATCGTTGGATGTTTAGAATTCATAAGGGAGTATCTAATGAAGAGGATATGCAATGTCATGAAGGGAATGAAAAAGGCTAAAGGTCCACTAACACCCACAGGAACAGATATCCTAGCTGCAAGAAAAACAGTTGCTTCACAATACATTGCTAGGTGGAATGGGGGAGACAAGTATCAAGTCACAGGAGCTTTGCAGGATCAACATGTGGTTGATGTTAGGAACAAAACATGCACTTGCAGAAAATGGGAATTAATTGGAATTCCATGCAGACATGCAATTACAACTCTGAATGAGATGAATAAAGACCCAAAGGCTGAGCTTGACATTTACAAATGGGTTCACAAGGTGTATTTTCTAGAGACATGGAAAAAGGCTTATTCTTTTAAG GTGGGAAGGCCTAAGAAAAAGAGAAGACAAAGTGAGAGTGAAAGGTTAAGCAAAAAGCAGAAGGCAAGTCAAGGTGATGGAGTGAATGCTGCACAAGAAGGAGGTTCCCAAAAACCAACAAATGATGGAGTGCAGAAGCTATCAAGGAAGCATATCAGTGTTACTTGTAGCAAATGCAAGAACAAGTGA